AATACCCCTTTTTAGAAGAGGCATAAACTAGCATCGGAAGGCAACGGGTAATCCTAGCGCCTTCTGTTTTTTTAATACTAATCCCCATATCAACTAACAATAACCAACTTACATGAATCACTCAAAAATTCTCACCTCACTTGGAATTGCATCAGAAAACTCTGGCCTTTCAGTAGGAACCAAGTGGATGACAGCATCTGGTGACATTAACGAGTCGCACTCGCCCATCGATGGGAAGCATATAGCAACCATTAAGAATGCCTCAGCTGCCGATTATGAAATGGTGGTAAGAAAAGCAGAAGAGGCTTTCAAAACATGGAAAACAGTTCCGGCACCACTTCGCGGAGAGGTAGTACGCCAAATTGGGCTTGCTCTACGAGAGAAGAAGGAAGAGCTTGGATATATTGTTTCCCTTGAAATGGGAAAAATATTCCAAGAAGGAATGGGTGAAGTGC
The DNA window shown above is from Williamwhitmania sp. and carries:
- a CDS encoding aldehyde dehydrogenase family protein; translated protein: MNHSKILTSLGIASENSGLSVGTKWMTASGDINESHSPIDGKHIATIKNASAADYEMVVRKAEEAFKTWKTVPAPLRGEVVRQIGLALREKKEELGYIVSLEMGKIFQEGMGEV